The Aestuariibius sp. HNIBRBA575 nucleotide sequence TTTGATGCCGGGTTTGGCGAAACTTGGGCAAATGTCGGGTCAGATCAGGGAATGTGGTCTGAATTTATCCCACTTGGTTTGGGGATGTGACAGTGCGGCGGTTTTTGGTGCGGTAGAACCATTTGTAGAGGTATATGAAAACAGTCCCCCACAGCCCGGAAAAAACAATCCCGAACCCAACCATAAACGCGATGACATCCCACAATTCATGCGTAAAACCAGTGGGATCGCTGATGACCATGAATAGAAATGTCAGGATGGGCGTCCCGATAAGATTGGCGAGCAAGGCCGCCCCGATCAGCATCGGACCCGGCCCATGACGTTTCAAACTGAGCCACAAAAACCAGGCCCCAAAGGACAGCCAGGGTACCCCGCCAAACAGCACTGCGAAAACGGGGATAAGAGCCAACCAAAAGCCAAGCAACGCAATGACCAAGGGCGCCAACATGAGCGAGATAACAAATGATACAACATCAACTTTGTGGGTGTTTTTGGGCTCTGGCGACACTGGGTTCGGATGATCCGGGTCAATGTGCATCAACGTGTCCTTTGGTTCAATTGCCATGATGTAGCGTAAAGCAGCCATTCCCCCAAGGGTTTGGGGAAATGGCGTTTTGTTTAGCTTGGCTGTGCAATCACATCCGCAACGGCACCGCGTAGGATCGAAACCGCCTGCGTAAAGGCAAAGCCCAGCGCGACAAACATCAATCCCAGTGCCAAGATCAAAGTGGTGGGGGCGGGGGCTGCAAAGCTGCTTAATACCAGCCCCAACAGGATCAGCCCGCCCATCCCAATGGTAAAGAAGCCTGTGATCAATGAGGTCAGGATGATTTGCATCGTCGGGGCATTTTGGGTGCATTTACCCATTTGCTGCCCGACTTGGTTCAGCCGCAGGGTCAGGACCGCCAGAACGGCAACACCGATCACGAAATACACAATATACGCTAGGGTCATTTCAGACCTCCTTTTCTACAGAGTTTTCAAGAATGTCTCGGATGTCGGGGTCTTTGGGCCGGGGCTCAATCTTGGCGAACCGTTTGTACAGCCAACCAAATACGGCCCCCCAAATCATCGAAAATAACAGGCCAAACATCAGCATAAATGCCATAATCGCCAAAAGGCTGTCCCATTCGATGTGACCGAGGACTGCAATTTCATAGGCCAGAACAAAGATCGGGGTGCCCAGAAAATGTGCCACAACCGACCGGCCCACAAAGTCGACATTTGGGCCGGACCGGGCAATTCCCATCCATAAAACGGGGCCCCCGATGATCAGCCATGGAATGCCACCAAACAGCACTGCGGCCACAGGGATCAGCACGACCCAAAAGCCCAGCAAGGCCACCAACAATGGCGTCGCGATCAGGGCGATGGCAAACGGTCCAGCCGCCACTTTGTGGTGCGACACCGGTTTGGGGCTGGGCAAAAGCGCAAGTTTGAGCATCGGTTTTGTTGGGATGAGCGCGCCGCGAAACGGTGGAAGGATTGGAACGGATTTTCCTGCAATGCCTGACATTTCTGTAATCTCCGAAATTTATGGGCAAATGAACACGCCCTCGTTTGCATTTGTCTTAGTCTTTGCCACCTGTGGGTAAGAAACGCGCCACTTTAGAGCCAAGCTTGATTGCGGCCATCTGCACCTTGCGGGGCAGGCGGGACACGTCGACATACCATGCGTCATACATTTCCATCACGGTCAATGTTTCGGCCATGCGGTTTTTGACATCCTCGGGGGTTTGGTCCTGATCTGAATCTGACATCACATCGCGCAAGGCGTTGATTGTGGGTAGAAATTCACGTTCCCGACGTTCGGCGATCACGATATCCACCAGATCATACATGTCGCGCACAGATGTGAAATGATCCCGGCGATCCCCCAGTTCACGACTGGATTTCACCAGCTTCCAGCCCTGCAATTCCTTTAGCGCTGTGGACACGTTTGACCGCGCCAGATTCAGCGTTTCACAGATATCGTCCGCCGTCATGGGGCCGGGTGCGATATGCAGCAAGGCGTGGATCTGGGCGACGGACCGGTTGGTGCCCCATTTGGTCCCCATTTCCCCCCAATGAAGGATAAAGCGCTGCATAGAATCGGTCAGGTGCATTTTGATTCCCAATTTTCTGTAATGACAGAAATATCAGAATTTCACGACAAAAGTCAAGCGACCCGAGGGGACATTGAATTATTTTTGTCCGATCTTGGTTTCTGTCCCGGCGCGTAGGCGCTGAATATTGGCCCAGTGGCGCGCATAGATCAGCAAGGCCAGCACGATGCCGAAAACGAACCCATAATGGAAACCGAGGACAAACATATAGACAGGTGTGAACCCCGCCGCCAACAGCGCCGACATGGACGAATAACGGGTGATCGCCGCCACCAGCAACCACGTGGCCCCCGCGATCAGCCCAATCGGCCAAGCCCAAGCCAGCAGAATACCAAAGAAGGTCGCGACCCCTTTGCCGCCTTTGAACCGCAGCCAGATCGGAAAGCAATGCCCGATAAAGGCCATGAGCCCAGCCAATTGCACCGCGTCTTCGCCCGCGAAATGCCGGGCCAGCAGCACCGCAACCGCGCCTTTGCCGCCATCAAAGAGCAGCGTCAGGAAAGCCGCCTTTTTGTTGCCCGTGCGCAAAACATTGGTGGCACCGATATTGCCCGATCCAATGTCGCGCAAATTGCCCAGCCCAAACACCCGCGCCAACAGCACCCCAAACGGAACCGAGCCGAGCAGATAGCCAAACGCGGCCCAAAACACCAAGATTTGCATCGCAGAGCTGATTTCCGGCATGGTCCATTCCCTAAAATTTGCTGTGCCTTATCAATGCCCGATCCCATGCATCCCGTCGAGGGGTCATGCAATCGCGCCAAACCGCTAGGCTGTGACGCAGGTGCCACCAACCCACGTGCCTTTGACCCGGCCCTGCATACGTGCGCCGTCAAAGGGCGTGTTTTTTGATTTCGATTGCAGTTTAAACCGATCCATCACAAAGGGCGCATCCGGATCAAACAGCACCAAATCCGCAGGCGCGCCGACATTTAGCCGCCCGGTATCCAGCCCCAACCGTTTGGACGGGTTCAGCGACAGCGCCCGGAACAATTGCGCCAATGTCAGATGGCCATTATGCACCAACCGCAACGCGGCGGGCAGCAATGTTTCCAGCGCAACGGCGCCTGATGCGGCTTCTTCGAATGGCAGCCGTTTGCTTTCTTCATCTTGCGGTGTGTGCATGGAACAGACCACATCGATCAGGCCCGATGCCACGGCTTGGATCACGGCCAAACGGTCCTCTTCTGACCTGAGCGGGGGTTTGACCTTAAAAAAGGTCCGGTAATCCGCCACGTCAAATTCATTCAATGTCAGATGGTGAATGCCCACACCGGCGGTGATATCAAACCCGTTGTTTTTGGCGCGTTCCAGCGCGGGCAGGGCCCGTGCGGTGGTGATCTGATCCACATGCATCCGCGCGCCGGTCATTTCCAGCAGCGCGACATCGCGGTCCAGCCCCATCCGTTCGGCCATGGGCGACACGCCGGGCAATCCGCGCAACGACGCGAATTTGCCAGAGGTCACCGCCGCGCCTTTGGACAGAACCGGCTCTTGGGGGTGCATGACGACCAGCGCGCCCAATGATCGCGCATAGGTCAGCGCACGGCTCAGCACTTTGTTATCGGTGCAGACCTGATCGCAATCGGTGAAAGCCACCGCGCCTGCATCCATCAGGAACCCGATTTCGGTCATTTCCCGACCCGCGCGTCCCTTGGTCAGGGCGGCCATGGGCAGCACACGCACGGGCGCGTCCGCACTGGCGCGACGGGCAACAAATTCAAGGATTTCCGGAGTGTCGATAGCCGGGGCGGTATCTGGCCGTGTGACAATCGTTGTCACGCCACCCGCCGCAGCGGCCCGTCCGGCGGATCGAAAGCTTTCTTTGTGCCGCTCGCCCGGCTCAGACACTTTGACACCCCAATCTACGATCCCCGGCGCCAAACAGGCCCCAGCGCAATCCACCACCTCTGCATCGCCAATCGCGGCGGAATCATGGGCATCTTGTGCAAAAATATGTGTGATCACCCCCCCCTGAACCAGCAGTGAACCGGTGGTTTCGGTCTGGGCTTCGGGGTCAATCAGACGGGCATTGGTGAAAAAGGTGTTCATATGCGGTCTCCGGCTTGGGCTGCCTTGATCTGCCGTTTTGTGGCATCCGTGTCCAGTTGATACTTGATCAGATGTTTGTCGCCTGTGGCCGTGACCACCTGCACAGCAGACCCCAGTGATTTGATGTCCTGAATGTCTGACAGCGCTGTGATCCGATTGCCCGGCCCCAACAGCCGTTGATTGGTTAGATCCCAACGCACGGCCAGTTCGTCCGACGCCACGTAGAACACCCGCACCGCCACGGCCAGCAATCCCCCCACAGCCCCGGTCCAGACATGCGGATTGCCCATGAACCACAGGATCGCCATGCCCAGCGCCATTGCCCCTGCCGCCAACCACGCCCCATTGCGATAATAGGTGCCACGATGTGCAACAAAGGATGTGATCACCGTTTCATTGTCCGCCAAAGGGCTGGTTGGGGTCAGTGCGTACATGTTCGTCCCTTAATGTTGGCCGGTTTCGTCTTTGGCCCGCAGTTTGTCCTGCAAATCACGCATGATGCGATAGACTTCTCGGTCGTCTCTTATCCGTTCAAACCCAAAGCGCACATCCCGTGTGCCTGCGTCATCGGTGATTTCTTTGGTGCCAAATACCACTTTGCCCAGGGCACCATCGAATAGATGAATTTCAGTGTCCTTCGTAATGAGGTACGAATCCAAGGACTTAAACCAGAACAGCGGGTTGCGGGCGATGATCGCCCGTCGGTCGGTCAGGGTGTACCATGTGCGTCTACGTCGCATCGGATGTTTGAACAGTGCCCCAAATGCCATAGATAGGCCCACCAGCAAATGTAGGAACCCGAATTGCCAGCCAAAGCCGCGCATTCCGGCCCCGACAATCATCACCGCGATGGAAAAACCGGCAAATCCCAGACCGATCGCAAAGGTCATGAACGAAGAAAAGTCCAACTCGATGGAGCCATCTGGCTTGCCTTGCCACAAAACGGTTTCATCGGGCCGCAAGATGCCTTCCCAGCCGGTGTCTTTGTAATTCATACCGCTTTGCCCCGGATGGATTTTAACGCTTTTTCAGCGGCTTGCGCGTCGTCTGCGGATAGGAAATTGAACGCACGAACCCCGCCGCCTTCGATCCGGGTTTCAGATGGGCCTGTGCGCACGCGGCGGCGTCTAAACCGGATGAACACCACTTGCACGCCATGTTTACGGCTTGGGTTCACTTCGATTTTGGACGATTTCGCAACGGGATAGCGATGCGCGATGTCGCCCACAGCAATCACCGCGCGGGTTTTGGTCACGCCGTATTGTGTGCGCATCAAGGCGCGTTTGCCAAGGATGGGCATGACAATTCGAAACACAATGGCCAGCGTGCCGCTGATCACAAGAAACCCAATCCAAATGCCGAACGCGCCGTCCATTTCATCCAGATTGTTCAGTCCCAAAAGCAAAACCACCAAAAAACACAGCAGCATGACCACGCCAAAGATGCGAAAAATCGCACCGCCATGTTTGATCTTTGAGGTTTGTGTTGGCGCACCCTGCCAAATCAGGGTTTCATCGGGCTTCAGCAACCCCGACAAATCAGGAAGGTCAGTCATATCAAATTTCCTAAATAGAATTTAATCAATGACCGACCTATACCGCATTTTTAATTTATCCCGCGACCCAGATCATCATGCCCACAATCGCGAACATCACAATCATCGCATAAAGCGCGATTTTGCCGCCAATTGCGGCGTCTGATTTCACTTTCTTTGCTGGCTTGCTTAGATTGCCTTGGGCGGATTTGGCATAGAGTTTATCCATCGGCGCAATTGGATTGGCGTCGGGATAGTGACCGATCAACCGCAATGGCGGTTTGGGGGATAGTGTTTTTGATCGCACCGCGTCGCTAAAGACCAGCAAAACATGCCCCGTCAACGCATTCAGCTGATCCGCGTCCGCGCCAACGGCATCCTCGTCCAGCCCGTTTGCTTCGGTTAAATAGCGTGCAAAACCATATTCCTGCATGGTTTGCGCTTCGAAAACTTCGATAAAATCGTGATCCAGCCAATCCAGCCCCAAAGCATCACAAAGCGGCCAATCCCGCAATTCGCCATGGTCTGAATAGGTTTCGGCCTGAAATGCGGCAATGGCCGTGTCAGGTAAATCAATCGCGAAAACCCAGACCGCGCGCCCGTATTCTGGAACATTCAGCGGGGTGGTCATACCATCACGCCCGCTTCAGATGCCCCCGCCCGACGGTCCCGCAGATTGCGCGCCAGCAAATCCATCGCCGCCATCCGCACGGCCACGCCCATTTCGACCTGTTCCTGAATAACGGACCGGTTGATGTCATCGGCAATGGTGCCGTCAATTTCCACGCCGCGGTTCATCGGACCGGGATGCATGACAATCGCGTCCGGCTTGGCAAAGGCCAGTTTTTGCGCATCCAACCCGTATCGGTGGAAATATTCACGTTCGGACGGAATAAACCCGCCATCCATGCGTTCCTTTTGCAGCCTGAGCATCATGACAACGTCAACGTCCTGCAGGCCCTCTTGCATGTTGTCGAACACTTCGACACCAAATTCCTGCACGCCCGACGGCATCAAGGTGGGCGGCGCGATCAGGCGCACGCGGTTTTCCATTTTGCCCAGCAGCATGATGTTGGACCGGGCCACGCGGCTATGGGCAATGTCACCGCAAATCGCGATCGACAGACGGTGCAGGCGGCCTTTGGCCCGGCGAATGGTCAACGCATCCAACAGCGCCTGAGTGGGGTGTTCGTGACGGCCATCCCCGGCATTCAGCACCGCGCAATTGACCTTTTGCGCCAATAGATCCACCGCGCCCGAATGGGGATGGCGCACCACCAACAGATCCGGATGCATTGCGTTCAGCGTCAGGGCGGTATCAATCAGGGTTTCGCCCTTCTTGATCGAACTGGCCTGCATCGCCATGTTCATCACATCCGCGCCCAGCCGTTTGCCCGCCAATTCAAAACTGGCCTGCGTGCGGGTCGAATTTTCAAAGAACATGTTGATCTGGGTCATGCCCGCCAACACGTCGGAATGTTTGACCGCACCCCGGTTCAGATCAACATAGCTGTCTGCCAAATCCAGCAACGCGGTGATTTCGGTTGGATGCAGATGTTCGATGCCAAGAAGGTGCTGCGCGCGAAATGTCATGGGGCCTCCGGGATGGGTTGGCGTTTTATAGGCTGGGCCGTGGCTGGTGGAAAGGGCGCGACGCCGCAGCCAACAGGTTTTGGCCAACAAAAAGCGCGCCGTTCCAAGGCCCAAGGACTGTTGGTTTGGGTGGGATCGAATT carries:
- a CDS encoding GbsR/MarR family transcriptional regulator: MHLTDSMQRFILHWGEMGTKWGTNRSVAQIHALLHIAPGPMTADDICETLNLARSNVSTALKELQGWKLVKSSRELGDRRDHFTSVRDMYDLVDIVIAERREREFLPTINALRDVMSDSDQDQTPEDVKNRMAETLTVMEMYDAWYVDVSRLPRKVQMAAIKLGSKVARFLPTGGKD
- the plsY gene encoding glycerol-3-phosphate 1-O-acyltransferase PlsY, whose amino-acid sequence is MPEISSAMQILVFWAAFGYLLGSVPFGVLLARVFGLGNLRDIGSGNIGATNVLRTGNKKAAFLTLLFDGGKGAVAVLLARHFAGEDAVQLAGLMAFIGHCFPIWLRFKGGKGVATFFGILLAWAWPIGLIAGATWLLVAAITRYSSMSALLAAGFTPVYMFVLGFHYGFVFGIVLALLIYARHWANIQRLRAGTETKIGQK
- the pyrC gene encoding dihydroorotase, which gives rise to MNTFFTNARLIDPEAQTETTGSLLVQGGVITHIFAQDAHDSAAIGDAEVVDCAGACLAPGIVDWGVKVSEPGERHKESFRSAGRAAAAGGVTTIVTRPDTAPAIDTPEILEFVARRASADAPVRVLPMAALTKGRAGREMTEIGFLMDAGAVAFTDCDQVCTDNKVLSRALTYARSLGALVVMHPQEPVLSKGAAVTSGKFASLRGLPGVSPMAERMGLDRDVALLEMTGARMHVDQITTARALPALERAKNNGFDITAGVGIHHLTLNEFDVADYRTFFKVKPPLRSEEDRLAVIQAVASGLIDVVCSMHTPQDEESKRLPFEEAASGAVALETLLPAALRLVHNGHLTLAQLFRALSLNPSKRLGLDTGRLNVGAPADLVLFDPDAPFVMDRFKLQSKSKNTPFDGARMQGRVKGTWVGGTCVTA
- a CDS encoding aspartate carbamoyltransferase catalytic subunit — protein: MNYKDTGWEGILRPDETVLWQGKPDGSIELDFSSFMTFAIGLGFAGFSIAVMIVGAGMRGFGWQFGFLHLLVGLSMAFGALFKHPMRRRRTWYTLTDRRAIIARNPLFWFKSLDSYLITKDTEIHLFDGALGKVVFGTKEITDDAGTRDVRFGFERIRDDREVYRIMRDLQDKLRAKDETGQH
- a CDS encoding aspartate carbamoyltransferase catalytic subunit encodes the protein MTFRAQHLLGIEHLHPTEITALLDLADSYVDLNRGAVKHSDVLAGMTQINMFFENSTRTQASFELAGKRLGADVMNMAMQASSIKKGETLIDTALTLNAMHPDLLVVRHPHSGAVDLLAQKVNCAVLNAGDGRHEHPTQALLDALTIRRAKGRLHRLSIAICGDIAHSRVARSNIMLLGKMENRVRLIAPPTLMPSGVQEFGVEVFDNMQEGLQDVDVVMMLRLQKERMDGGFIPSEREYFHRYGLDAQKLAFAKPDAIVMHPGPMNRGVEIDGTIADDINRSVIQEQVEMGVAVRMAAMDLLARNLRDRRAGASEAGVMV